Part of the Armatimonadota bacterium genome is shown below.
GGAAGACGACAATGCAATGCTTAAGATAGTCGACCGGGTGTGCAAGCGGCTTGCTCAGGAAGTGGATTGGGCAGAAAGGCTTGTTGATGAGAAATTTCCTGAACTCGGCTTCGGTCATCTGGAGGAGCAGTTCGGCATATGGCGCTGCTGGCTAAAGGGCAATGCGGCTGCAGAGGGGCTTCGGATTCTCTACAACCGTGGGGTCCTCCCGCATCCCGGAGACCCGGCGCCTATGAACTTCTGTACGGTGGGCTGGTTTGATCAGACTAGGTTGTTCGCATACGAAAAGTAAGCGTCGTCCGAGCGCCGAATCGCTCATCACCAGCCTTTGATAGGAATCGTGGCATGAACACTCTCGCGATTCTCCTGTGGAGAACGCTGCCGTGTTCGCCACGAAGGGAACGAAAATGTTTCGCATTTTCGAAGGAATCGGTCATGAAGCCTTCGGCTTCACCACTATTAAATAAAATTGAGCTGACGTGGCGGCGACTGGTCTGGACTTTCCACTCTCCACCCTCCACTCTCAGCTATTTTCCGAGGAGGATTGGGCCTTTGGTTCCTTTATTCGAGTAGATACGAAATGCCTCCCGCTCTGGACTCGAAAATGCACCGCCAATTTTGAGGAAAGAGAAAGTGATGAGCCAGCAAATATGAAGATTAAGGCAGAGCAACATACTGGTTGCTCTGCCGTTTTTTTGCGTTTTTATAAAAACATTACTGATCTATAGCTGTATCGTGCTGGCTTATCCACTTCACAACTTTCAGGTCCATCACGCATATTGCGAAGATTACAGGCACAAGGAGCAGCGTGATGAATGTTGCCGCGGTCAGTCCGCCAATCTGAGCATAGCACATCGGCTCCCACAACGGGCCACCGTGCATAGCCAGCGGGAAGAGCGCAATCACGGTAGCAGCGACTGTAATCATTACGGGGCGCAGTCTCTGGATTCCGGCGTCAATTACGGCCTCTCGGAACGGTTTGCCAAGGTCGTGCTGCTCTTCAATGAAATCAAAGAGCACAATTATGTGACTTACAATAACACCAACAAGACTGACGATCCCAAGGAACGCCATAAACCCAAACGGAGCCCTCATTAGCCAAAGCGCGAAAAGCGCTCCTGCAATTCCAAATGGGATTGCTGCAAAGACAATGAACGGCTTCACGGCGTGCCTGAACTGAACTACTAAAGACATATAGATCATTCCCGCTGATATCAGCAGCACGATTGCGAGTTCTTTGAACCCATCATCCTGCTCGGCCTTTTCACCGGCTATATGCAGGTTATATCCGACCGGCAGGTTCTGTTGAAACTCACTCAGCTTCGGCTGGATCGCCGATATCACTTCCGACGACAGATGCCTGTCGACCGGGAAGCACGATACAGTAATAGTGCGGAACTGATTGATCCGCCTGATCTTGGGAGTCTGAAGTCCGTAGGATAATTCCGACACCTGTCTCAGCGGCACTTTACTCGAACCTTGCAGTGAATATACATACAGGTTTTCGATATCCGAGAGCTGCGATCTTTCATCCATACGAAGCCGCGCAACTACCGGTATTTGCTTGTCGCCCTGCCTTAAAATCGTTACCGGGTAGCCATACATGCCAAGCGCGGAAGCGGCCGCGACATCCAGGTTTGTTATACCCGACATATTGGCGCGGTCCGGGTCCGTCTTGAGCTTTACGGCAAACTCCGGTTCACCCCAATCATCTCTGATACGGGCAGAAAGGCTGGTGCTTCGTAAGATGCCTTTTGCCTTTTCCGCCAGGCTTCTAAGTGTCGTAATATCGGACCCTGATATCTCGAGCGCGACCGGTGTCCCCACCGGCTTGCCCGTTTCGAGCTGCTTTACATCCACCCTTGCTCCAGGCATCTGTGACGAAAGAGCATCCTGAAGATGGTTAAGCAGCTTTTGTGTGTCGTGCTGGTCGTTGACTTCCACTATTATCTGCGCATAATTCATCTGTTGGATCACCGGCTCGACCGAAAACCAGAACCTCGGCCCACCCCCTCCAACAAATGAAGTAAGGGACTTCAGCACTCCATCTTTTCTATGTTCCTGCCTGGCGTATTGAGCGATGGTCTTCTCTATGATCCCCTCAGCCCGAGCCGTTGCGGAGTTAGTCGTCGAGAATGTGGCATCCTCCGGAAGCCAGACATCTACATATGAAAGATACGACAGGTCTTTCGGGAAGAACTGCTGAGGGAGCCTTGAAAAGAAGAAAACTCCTAATAATAATATGACCATCGACCCGGCAAGCACTCGCCAGCGGTGATCTATCAACCAGCCCACAAGTTTACTGTAAAAAGCCCCGAATCCCTTTGCTCTGGCTTCTTCAGCGGATTCGATTCTTCCTGGCTTCATGATATACGAAGACAGGAAAGGTATGAATGTCGCCGACACTATGAGAGCAGCGATAAGCGAGCACGCAATTACGACAGGCAGGCTGTAAAGGTATTTGCCGACATTGCCGGTCAAGATCAACAAAGGCAGATATGCCACGATATTGGTGAGAGTCGCGAAGATCATTGCTTTACGAAGCTTGGTCGGCCCGCGCCATGAAGCTTCTGAAAGCTGCATGCCCTCCGCCATATGGCGCTTGATAGCATCTCCCGCTACAACAGGCACGTCTACAAGCAAGCCGAGCGCGATAATCAGCGTCGCAATAGATACCTGCTGAAGGTCGATATGCATCAGGTGCATCATACCAAAGGTCATGAAGAGCGTTATAGGAATAGACAGCGCCATCAGGGCCGCGGACCGCCAGTCCCAGAAACCGATCAATGAAACCAAAACGACAAGAACAATCGCCTCATACAGGCTGTTCATGAAAAGACCGACATACTCCGTAACCTGTTTAGGTTGGTCCGAAGTGCGGGCGAGAATGATATCATCGGGCAAGTGAGCCTTAATCTCATCAAGCTTCTGATTGACTTCACTTCCGAACTGGCCTATTTGCTGTCCGGCTTTCATCTGAACAGCAAGAGTGATCGCGCGGGTCCTCTGCCAGTGACCATTCTTGTCTTTGAACGAAAAGTAGTTCATATATCTCGGAGTCTCGTAGCCGCGCACCACATCTACAAGGTCTTTCATGTGAAGAGGTATGCCATTCTGCGACGGCACCAATACGTCCCCGATCTCCTTTTCGGTCTTGAACTCTCCGCTCGGATCAATCGTGACCCGTTTGCCTCCTGCGTCCAGCGAGTCGCCTTGGAGAGTAATGTTCCGGGCATTCAGAACATCCGGCAGGCGCGAAGGCTGCACTCCGTATGAGGCCAGTCTCTCCTGTGAATACAGGAGGTCGATCTGCTCACCGAGCACTCCGCTTCGCGTGATCTTCGAAACCTCATTCACCGTCTTTAGGCTGCGCTCGATGTAATCGGTCATGTCGTCCATCTGGCAATAAGAGTACTTGTCACCGGCGACCAGCCGTAGAGCAGCCAGTGTTCTGCTTGGATTGCGAATAATTGCAGGCTGCCAGGCGTCCGGGTGAATCTCCGAGACCTGCAGTTTGTTATGGATGTAATCCTGTAAGGCATCGGATATCTGTTTATTGCTGCGTGTCGAAAAGCCATCCAGCCCGATAAATCCGTCTCCCTGGAATAAATGCGGAGACTTAAGCAATCCGTATGACCGCGCATACTCGGCAAAAGCCATGCTTGTATCGGTAAGAACACCGGCAGACTCATCAACTGGCAGGCATACAACAATTGAAACCGGAGACCCGGCCTGTAAACTTGGCCTGTTCGACCTCACCCTCTTGATTGCGCTTGCCACCTCGCGAGCTTTAATGGAGAGCTGCACATCGTCGACCTTCGGGCTTGCGACCGTGAGCATGAGCGCCGCTGTGTCGCCGAAATCACGTATGAAGTTGACCGGTCCTGCTCCCTTCGGCAGGTCATCCATCGCCTGGAGGTTGAGCGCAATGTCATCCAACTGAAGCTTGGTGTCGTCTACGTTGTCGTCGATCTCGCAAAAAACGATCGAAAGGTTGTCTCTGGATATAGACTCAATCTTCTTTATCGAGGCGTTCTTGCCTATGGTCTCTTCGACTTTTTTTGTAACAAGCTGCTCCACCTTCTCGGCGTTTGCGCCAACCCATGGAGTAACCGCGACAGCTTTTCTCACCAGTATTTCCGGGTCTTTGCGCTGCGGCATGCTGGCATAGGAAAATATGCCCCACAGACATGTGGCAATCAGCAGCACCCATGAGAGCTGCTTATTCTCCACGAAGAAACGTGAGATATTGTTCTTACTATTACGTATTGATCTGTTGTCTTCCCGACTCACGTTTGTCTGCCTTTCCGTCTACTCGACTACCTTAACGCGCCCGCCATCTCGCACAAGGGTTGCACCATTGGTGACCACACTATCTCCACGCAATATCCCGGACTTGACCTCAATCTTGTTACCAACAGTTTCGCCAAGCACAACTCTGCGCACACGAGAAACCAGTCTCCCGTGTTCTTTTTTCACTACATAGACCGCATAATCGTCGCTGCTCTTCGGCCAGCGGACAACTGCAGATAACGGAACCATAACGCCACTGGAACCGGATTTCTCAGGTTCCGCGAATTCCACCTTCGCAATCATACCGACTTTGAGGATTCGTGTGCTATTCGGGAGAGTGACTTCGACCTGAAAGACATGGCTTGTGGCGTCGGCCGCCGGGGATACGGCGGTCACTTTGCCCGTGAATACTCGATTCTCATATGCCTGGATGCGAACTGTCGCCGGGTCCCCAATGCGGATGCTGTTTACCGTGACATCTGGCACGCCAAAGACCACCTTCACAGATGAGTCGTCAGCCATAATGAACCCGGGAGTTCCGGGCCCGACCAGGTTTCCTATCTCGACATTTCTCTTCAACACAATCCCATCAATCGGCGCTTTAAGACGGGCGTCGCCCATAGGAGTCTGCGCCTGGTTGAGTTGAGCCTTGGCGGCGCGGATGCCTGCGGCGCTGGCCTCCACCTGAGCCTGAGCACCTTTTACGGCAGCCAAAGCTGCGCTGCGCTGAGCGACGGCGCCCTTTATTGCCGCCTCGCTGCGCGCGATAATGGCCCTGGTCTCGTCCATCTTGGACCGGTTCGCATCAATCTGAACTTTCGCCTGTTCGATCTTTGTATTTGCGACGTTGCGCTGTTCCTTAGCAGCCTTCACTTGCGCCTCTGATACTTTCATCTGCGCTTTTGCAGCATCGTAATCGGCCCGAGTGAGGCTCTTCGTCGAATACAGGCGGTCCGCCCGCGAGAAGTCACTTTGTGCTTTTTCTCTGCCTGCTTCGGCCTGGTCCACAAGCGCATCAGCTGCCTGCGAGGCGGCTTTTGCTTCGGCAAGTTGAGACTCGGCGGCAGCTAACCCTGCCCTGGCCTGCGCATAGCCTGTATGTGCCTGATCACGAGCGGCCTTTGCATCGGAGATACCGGCCGCAGCGCGGTCTAAAGATGCCTGGGCCTGCTGCATGCCATATTGAGCCTGCTGTGTGAGCGCGGCTTTACCGGTGACCTGAGCTGCCGCCTGGTTTACCATTGCGGCGTAGTCGACATCTCTTATGTGAGCAAGCATTGTGC
Proteins encoded:
- a CDS encoding efflux RND transporter periplasmic adaptor subunit, with product MHKKQLIALSLILVPPLVAGCAKDTGNKEVTPVTVSLVGFSGTADTERIYSGTIEPRATVPVAFTVGGYVREILNITGGDGQPRLVQQGDRVKKGTMLAHIRDVDYAAMVNQAAAQVTGKAALTQQAQYGMQQAQASLDRAAAGISDAKAARDQAHTGYAQARAGLAAAESQLAEAKAASQAADALVDQAEAGREKAQSDFSRADRLYSTKSLTRADYDAAKAQMKVSEAQVKAAKEQRNVANTKIEQAKVQIDANRSKMDETRAIIARSEAAIKGAVAQRSAALAAVKGAQAQVEASAAGIRAAKAQLNQAQTPMGDARLKAPIDGIVLKRNVEIGNLVGPGTPGFIMADDSSVKVVFGVPDVTVNSIRIGDPATVRIQAYENRVFTGKVTAVSPAADATSHVFQVEVTLPNSTRILKVGMIAKVEFAEPEKSGSSGVMVPLSAVVRWPKSSDDYAVYVVKKEHGRLVSRVRRVVLGETVGNKIEVKSGILRGDSVVTNGATLVRDGGRVKVVE
- a CDS encoding efflux RND transporter permease subunit, yielding MSREDNRSIRNSKNNISRFFVENKQLSWVLLIATCLWGIFSYASMPQRKDPEILVRKAVAVTPWVGANAEKVEQLVTKKVEETIGKNASIKKIESISRDNLSIVFCEIDDNVDDTKLQLDDIALNLQAMDDLPKGAGPVNFIRDFGDTAALMLTVASPKVDDVQLSIKAREVASAIKRVRSNRPSLQAGSPVSIVVCLPVDESAGVLTDTSMAFAEYARSYGLLKSPHLFQGDGFIGLDGFSTRSNKQISDALQDYIHNKLQVSEIHPDAWQPAIIRNPSRTLAALRLVAGDKYSYCQMDDMTDYIERSLKTVNEVSKITRSGVLGEQIDLLYSQERLASYGVQPSRLPDVLNARNITLQGDSLDAGGKRVTIDPSGEFKTEKEIGDVLVPSQNGIPLHMKDLVDVVRGYETPRYMNYFSFKDKNGHWQRTRAITLAVQMKAGQQIGQFGSEVNQKLDEIKAHLPDDIILARTSDQPKQVTEYVGLFMNSLYEAIVLVVLVSLIGFWDWRSAALMALSIPITLFMTFGMMHLMHIDLQQVSIATLIIALGLLVDVPVVAGDAIKRHMAEGMQLSEASWRGPTKLRKAMIFATLTNIVAYLPLLILTGNVGKYLYSLPVVIACSLIAALIVSATFIPFLSSYIMKPGRIESAEEARAKGFGAFYSKLVGWLIDHRWRVLAGSMVILLLGVFFFSRLPQQFFPKDLSYLSYVDVWLPEDATFSTTNSATARAEGIIEKTIAQYARQEHRKDGVLKSLTSFVGGGGPRFWFSVEPVIQQMNYAQIIVEVNDQHDTQKLLNHLQDALSSQMPGARVDVKQLETGKPVGTPVALEISGSDITTLRSLAEKAKGILRSTSLSARIRDDWGEPEFAVKLKTDPDRANMSGITNLDVAAASALGMYGYPVTILRQGDKQIPVVARLRMDERSQLSDIENLYVYSLQGSSKVPLRQVSELSYGLQTPKIRRINQFRTITVSCFPVDRHLSSEVISAIQPKLSEFQQNLPVGYNLHIAGEKAEQDDGFKELAIVLLISAGMIYMSLVVQFRHAVKPFIVFAAIPFGIAGALFALWLMRAPFGFMAFLGIVSLVGVIVSHIIVLFDFIEEQHDLGKPFREAVIDAGIQRLRPVMITVAATVIALFPLAMHGGPLWEPMCYAQIGGLTAATFITLLLVPVIFAICVMDLKVVKWISQHDTAIDQ